The Scylla paramamosain isolate STU-SP2022 unplaced genomic scaffold, ASM3559412v1 Contig2, whole genome shotgun sequence nucleotide sequence acagactgattgatAACACCtgtatgaagagaagagaagaggagaaagaaatgaacagagaaatatgacagacagacagactgattgacAACACCtgtatgaagagaagagaagagaagaaagaaatgaacagagaaatatgacagacagactgattgatAACACCtgtatgaagagaagagaagaggagaaagaaatgaacagagaaatatgacagacagacagactgattgatAACACCtgtatgaagagaagagaagaggagaaagaaatgaacagagaaatatgacagacagacagactgattgacAACACttgtataaagagaaaaaagaaatgaaaagagaaaaatgacagaGACTGACCACTAGAAGACAGTGTTGTGTTAGGCATCAGAAGACTGTGTTATTAGTGTTggtgttcctttcctcttgagacaccctgtatagaccttggtggtggtgttcaccTGCAGAGGTGTCAGTGTTGGGACGGCAGCCAGTGGTGGTGCCCCAGCAAGCCTTACAAGCACAGCACACAAGCCACGGGGGAAGTGGTCAGGGATGAAACACTCGAGATTTACAGGCCAGAAAAGTGTTTGGTGAGAAGCAACATGCATTCACACAGGGAGGGTTAAGTGTGACCAACCTGCCTGTCCCTGGACCCCttccctgcaacacaacacagtcagcagcaccagcagcagtgcaagaatatattttgcaatttcttcccagttcaaagactgGATGTGCCTGTGGAGcaagtaaaggtgtctcagtgattggtgatgagggaaaggtgtaccaagtggcagtcaaagggttagtggctggccaaacgtGCACGACTACACTCGCCCTTTGGACGCTGTGCATCTTTGTAACAGCCTTCAATGCTGCGCCACACTGCCGACTGAAAtgcacttgaggcaaggagagagaggggctgcctcactacaatatattcctgtagctgaggccctgtatactacacctggtgaatacacaaacacttgaggcaaggagagagaggggctgcctcactacaatatattcctgtagctgaggccctgtatactacacctggtgaatacacaaacacttgaggcaaggagagagaggggctgcctcactacaatatattcctgtagctgaggccctgtatactacacctggtgaatacacaaacaaaggtttactgcacacacacatttattgaaagtcacacctgcactgccaacaaaacaaatgctggggccatgactcccctacaccaccaccaccaccaccacacaaaactgctggggccatgactccctcacagcacacacacaggcacggccaccaccaccaccaccaccaccaccaccaccaccaccaccaccaccaccatcaccacgggTACAGGTGTGGCCCCATGtgtccacacaccaccacctcagaagtGGATCTTCACGTGCTGGGCAATCTCAGcctttgtcttgaaacacttgccacaaacatcacactcgAACTCCCTCACCCCAGTGTGTCTGAAGGCGTGTTCATTGAGACGAGAAATGGTAggaaatcttttcccacactcatcacactcataatttctaacaccactgtgtgtcagggtgtgtgtggtgaggttagacttgtgggtaaatttcttcccacactcaccacactcataatttctaacaccactgtgtgtcagggtgtgtctggtgaggttagacttgtgggtaaatttcttcccacactcatcacactcataatttctaacaccactgtgtgtcagggtgtgtgtgttgagggaagacttttgggtaaatttcttcccacactcatcacacttaTAATTTCTAAcgccactgtgtgtcagggtgtgtgtggtgaggtaagacttgtgggtaaatttcctgccacactcaccacactcataatttctaacaccactgtgtgtcagggtgtgtgtgttgaggttaGACTTACTTGTAAATTTCTTGctacactcaccacactcataatttctaacaccactgtgtgtcagggtgtggtaGTCAAGGCCTTGTCTGGATACAAAAGTTttgtcacactgctggcactcaaacttgctctctcctctgtggaCAGAGCTGCCTGCCTCCAGGTGATTCTTGCCACCACACCTGTgcctccccacacctgaggctggctgctgctgctgctgctgctgttgccgccgccgccggccGCTCATGCTGCTGCCTGGCCTCACGACCTCCACCGCAGCACCACTCCCGCCAGCACACGCTGCGTCCAGTCCTGCAGGGACCCTCGGGGAGGCCAGACAGCCGTCAGTGCCAGGCAGGGCGGCGGCCTGGATGCTGGCCTGGTCTGTGGAGCAGGGAAGAGTGGCAGCCATTACAAACTGTACCCACGTCTCAGAAAGAGCCATTTCTGCAAGCACTGACCAACGTGATGCCGTCTTTGTCACTTGTGGGACGGGTCAAGTCACAAACCCTTCAGTAATtgtcaactacacacacacacacacacacacacacacacacacacacacgcacacacacacacacacacacagagacatacTCACAATAGGGGCAAGAATGGTACAGCCTCAGGAGTGAACCAGGGACATCCAAGCACAGTGCAGCACAGCGGTGCACaggtctcccctctctctcacagcaagtGCCTGGAAGAGTGCATCACCTTGggtcagtggttcttaacccttGGGTCACAGCCCAAAGTTGGgtcacccacccacacttcaCTGGGTCGTCAAGGACACAAACACAGTTTTTCCCCAGTATacttgttcaaaatgttatcacagtattaatgctgtgtacagaatacttactgttcaaaatgttatcagagtattaatgctgtgtacagaatacttactgtttaaaatgttatcacagtattaatgctgtgtacagaatacctaACTCATTAACATCTAAGGCTAACCAAATCATGCACACAGACAATTTAActgaggtgaagaaaaaaaaaaaaaaaaaaaactcacatttGCCCCCGGCCTTTCAACATAATTTGAATTTAAATGGAGTGTTTGTGGGAACTGTCATTCCAACAGCAACgttagtggtgatgggaatGAATTAAATTAGAGGGTAACAATCCACCGCAACAAGTGGATCCAGCAACGAGGATCCGGGTGGAGCAGATTCACCACTCCGGAGAAAAGCGACATCATTCCGCTCAACCTCCACCTTACAGGCCTAACCAAactagctaacttaacctaactaaagtagctaacctaacctaaccaaacctaacttaacctaacctaaccaagactaacttaacctaaccaaactaacttaaccaaacctaacctaacctaacctgactaaattAACCTAAAGTAGCCAaataaaacctaaccaaactaacaacCTGACaaaactacctaacctaacctaaccaaacataacttaaccaaacctaaccacacaaaccaaactaacttaacctaacctaacttaagtcacctaacctaactggcaaggcagagaaatgaataagaagtgGTCACCTTGTTTCTCTTCACAAAATGTGGCGGTGCGCTGGAAATAATGGCAGCAACAGACAGACTTCTTCCTCGCACTaactcaaatatttcaaattgagcgcttctccctcctcaggatgAAGTAAAGCGCTGTCATTGGCTAAATTAATCCCTCATGTTTTAATTGGCCAGCAGCTGCATTCTCAAACAAAGGAACCAATCACCGTGAACAATTTCACGCTTGCCAACAGATgtgacatacacacgcacgaacGAACACCCCCTCACCAGGGTAGACCAGTGCCCTTCTCTGAtaagaagggtaaggaaagccacGTTAATACTGGGGAAACAGTAAAATACCGTAAGGTTTGGCGCACCTGCAGATCCGCGCTGCCCTTACATTCATCTGAAATAACCTCTACCTGTCTATTCATATGTCAAGAAAGGGTAGCCATGCAGGTGAGTCAAGCAGGTGAGTGAGTCCAAACATCTcccgtcttttcctctttccgcaacttcctccctccgtggggaaataagaaaagtttgtTGTCCCGTCCCGGAAGTTCTCCCTAAACACaccgctccctccccttctgttCCTTGTGGTGGTAACAGCGTCCATTCTTGCCATTTTAAGGCGATTTTTGGCCAGACACACTCACCTtgacttccttttcctcacttctAGTAATTTTGGTGTGGGCGCCGCGTTCATGTGAATTTTGGTGTTCTTTGGTCAATGTTTACACGTACAACTTCAAACCTTCCTTCAGGACGCCATGAGATTCTGTTAGGCTCGTAGAGTTCAGAactgccagattgttttggccatattatcgtactacacaggttgaaatttttgtacttctggtaaaattgtcgtacatatgtaattattccaaatattatgcaaaactgccactttcgaAATACAGCAAAattctatatatgtatatatatatatatatatatatatatatatatatatatatatatatatatatatatatatatatatatatatatatatatatatatatatatatatatatatatatatatacatatatagaatTAAGTCATTTCGCCCACAGAGGCGTCGCattttgatcttgatcttgatggtacaggtggtacaggatcactcctgagccaggcctttggatcggcaactcctgtagaaggagaaaaaaaaaaaaaaaaagagaaacgaacagcatcctctatcctaattgttcatacacctggcacgccacattctctccagaaactctttcaccgcctcaatcatcctttcattcgcctctctacaccaGGGGTGTCAAACACGCGGCCCGCGGGCCGCATGCGGCCCGCCACACTACGAGTACTATGTGCGGCCCGCGGCACGTCTCATATTTCAGTCTTACAGTTGGTCTTTTTACAGGAATGATTAAGCCAGCCAGCCCTTTGCATTTTAAAGTCattatataaagatataaagatactattatattttttgggcGGTGATGTTCCTCTGTGGTATAGTAACTCCCAACctcgtcaagtgtgtgtgtgtgtgtgtgtgtgtgtgtgtgtccggctcgccgccacccgccaacattctctctctctctctctctctctctctctctctctctctctctctgtgtgtgtgtgtgtgtgtgtgttattgttaaaagtatttttcttaattaaagtaAGTGATTGCAAACACAATGTCACCAGCAGGAACTTTACCATCTGCTTCAAGTTTTCTATCGTGTTTTGTAGTGAATGAAttattctcatatatttttacgtaaatcatgTGACCATTTCGTCTCGTCGACTGCGTTCCAAAGCCAGTGACTATAGGTGACGAGAATACACGTAGTCGTACGGGCCCTGCTCCGTAATATACGTACATGTATTAGACGTGACCATAACTCGTCATTCCTCCGTCTCACCGAGAATCGGCCTTTGACTTCAGTCCTGCTTTGTCCTTCGAGAGCGTCACAGCGTCAGATTTTGGTGTGACTCTTACTGCATAATCATCTCATCATGATTTCCAAGAAGCGAACAGTTACTGAAGAACATCATGTgatgcaggaaaagtggaaaatatcTTACTTTTTTGCTGAAGTGAATGGAAAACCAACTTGTTTGATTTGCAACCAAATTATAGCGGTGTCAAAAGAATATAACATTCGGCGACATTACACAAGCACTCATGCTTCAAAGTATGATGTGTATAGTGGAAAACTTcgtgaagaaaaagtaaagacgcTAGAACAGTCTCTCAAAAGGCAGCAGTCAGTGTATCAGCGTGTTCATGAAGCCAGTGACACTGCAGTACGGGCAAGTTATAGGATTGCACGGGAAATAGCTGTGTCATCGAAACCATTTTCAGAAGgggactttataaagaaatgcaTGATGATGGCCGCAGAAGATATTTGCCCTGAAAAACGTAGATCATTTGCAAACATAAGCCTTTCAAGAAATACAGTTgcagaaagagtaaatgaactGTCAGAAAATCTTAATAGTCAGCTCAAAGAAAAAGTTGCTAAATTTGTAGCATTTTCTGTAGCAATCGATGAAAGTACAGACATTACTGACATAGCTCAACTAGCAGTGTTCATACGTGGTGTTG carries:
- the LOC135095936 gene encoding zinc finger protein interacting with ribonucleoprotein K-like; the protein is MRPAGRVFDTPGAGGKCTCCEREGRPVHRCAALCLDVPGSLLRLYHSCPYYQASIQAAALPGTDGCLASPRVPAGLDAACAGGSGAAVEVVRPGSSMSGRRRRQQQQQQQQPASGVGRHRCGGKNHLEAGSSVHRGESKFECQQCDKTFVSRQGLDYHTLTHSGVRNYECGECSKKFTSKSNLNTHTLTHSGVRNYECGECGRKFTHKSYLTTHTLTHSGVRNYKCDECGKKFTQKSSLNTHTLTHSGVRNYECDECGKKFTHKSNLTRHTLTHSGVRNYECGECGKKFTHKSNLTTHTLTHSGVRNYECDECGKRFPTISRLNEHAFRHTGVREFECDVCGKCFKTKAEIAQHVKIHF